TCGAGATGTCCAAGATGTCCGTCCACTATCTCCGCACCAATGCGCGGAGGGAGGATCTGCCTGTCCTGGCAATCTTTGCCCTCACGCTGCTGGTGGTGGCGGCGGCGATCGCGGCGCTCTTCAATCTGATCAATGCTGCGCGATGCCCCTCGATCCTGGAACTGGTGGTGTCCCTGGCATCCATTCCGCTCGGCTGGTTCACCATCCAAGCGATGACGGCCGTACACTATGCGCATCTCTACTGGGTTCGTGACGAAGCGGCGGAGGAAGACGGGCCCGGATCGAGGCGCGCCGGCGGGCTGGAGTTCCCCGGCAAGGCGGCCCCGGTCGGTTTCGATTTTCTCTACTTTGCCGCCACCGTCGGCATGACGGCGCAGACGGCGGACACCGCAATCACGTCGTCGGACATGCGCAGGATGGTGCTGATGCACGCCATCGTGTCGTTCTTCTTCAACACCATCATCGTGGCGGCGGCAGTCAACCTAGCGGTGAGCCGCGGCGATTGCGAGCCACAGGCTTCTGCGGGCGCCTACATTGTTGGCATCGTCGCCAGCGCAACCCCGGTCCGTCTCAGTGGATGTCGCTAACGGGATTGCCATCGACATTACAAACCATTTAGTTTCAGATAGTTACGAGATTTCTTGTCGCAAACGGTTGCGATCGGCGGCTTGATGCGACATGCTTTCCTGCTTCACCGTCGTGACCGACGACATGTTCCCACTCACAATCTGGAGGTGCGCCGGGTGCCGGACAGCACGAGCATTTTCGACGACGAACCTGACCTTGACACATTTGGCGGACGCCTTTCCCGCGCGCGGGACGCCGTGGGCCTCACAGCCAAGGAACTGGCGTGGCGCCTCGGCGTGAAGACCGCCACAATAAAAGCATGGGAGTGCGACCGCTCCCAGCCCGAGGCCCGTTGCCTGGCAACGCTGGCCGGCCTGCTCAACGTGAGCCTTTCCTGGATGCTGCATGGCGTTGGGCCATCGCCCGACGAACCTGATACCTCCACGCTGGTCGGCGCGGTCAACTCCCAGCTCGACCGGCTAAAGCTGCTTCATCTGGAAACCGGGCATCTCATCAATCGCCTCGAGGGTGATCTGGACCGGTTGCGGCAGCCGCTTCCCGCCGAATAACGCCGCGAGAAGTCGCGCGCCCTGAAACATTCCTGCCTTCCGGTTCGTAAAAAGAACAACGGGAGCCCGGTAGATCCGTGGCCTCCGCCGACGGCCGGAGGATCGGGAACATGGTTGCAAGGGATGTTATCGACGGCGCTGCCGCATCGGCGCCGCGCACGCTGGTCTATCGCCAGTCCGCCTGGACGCGGGCGACACACTGGATCTGGGCCGCCAGCCTCTTTTTCCTGCTGCTCAGCGGCCTGCAGATCTTCAACGCGCATCCGACTCTCTACATCGGCGACCAGTCGGGGTTCGAGTTCGACAACAGCGT
This portion of the Mesorhizobium shangrilense genome encodes:
- a CDS encoding DUF1345 domain-containing protein yields the protein MNGRPTRHRAFAIAAVLGLLTFGTSFALSLPQPYTLAANVYFLAYSTLVLIEMSKMSVHYLRTNARREDLPVLAIFALTLLVVAAAIAALFNLINAARCPSILELVVSLASIPLGWFTIQAMTAVHYAHLYWVRDEAAEEDGPGSRRAGGLEFPGKAAPVGFDFLYFAATVGMTAQTADTAITSSDMRRMVLMHAIVSFFFNTIIVAAAVNLAVSRGDCEPQASAGAYIVGIVASATPVRLSGCR
- a CDS encoding helix-turn-helix domain-containing protein — translated: MSQTVAIGGLMRHAFLLHRRDRRHVPTHNLEVRRVPDSTSIFDDEPDLDTFGGRLSRARDAVGLTAKELAWRLGVKTATIKAWECDRSQPEARCLATLAGLLNVSLSWMLHGVGPSPDEPDTSTLVGAVNSQLDRLKLLHLETGHLINRLEGDLDRLRQPLPAE